From the genome of Vibrio gangliei, one region includes:
- a CDS encoding shikimate 5-dehydrogenase yields MNTKINKDTTICMSLAARPTNFGTRFHNYLYDALDLNYLYKAFTSKDLAGVIAGVRALSFRGCAISMPFKEQVIALVDELDPSAAAINSVNTIVNTDGHLKAYNTDYIAISTLLTQYSIPTDFSFALKGSGGMAKAVACALRDLGFTNGVIVAIDETSGKALADLCGFKWQADMRGIEADLLINATPLGMSGGPEEGSLCFSEQEIEHAQVLFDVVAIPVVTPAVEFAKSINKTVITGSEVFAIQAVEQFHLYTGIKPSQELFEQAAAYSRSEC; encoded by the coding sequence ATGAACACAAAAATTAACAAAGATACAACGATTTGTATGTCTTTAGCTGCAAGACCTACCAACTTTGGTACACGCTTTCATAACTACCTCTACGATGCATTGGATCTGAACTATCTCTATAAGGCATTTACCAGTAAAGATCTGGCTGGCGTGATAGCCGGGGTGAGAGCCCTTAGTTTTCGGGGTTGCGCTATTTCGATGCCATTTAAAGAGCAAGTCATCGCATTAGTGGATGAGCTCGATCCTTCTGCGGCAGCGATTAATTCCGTCAACACCATCGTTAATACTGACGGCCATCTCAAGGCGTATAACACCGACTACATTGCTATTTCTACGTTACTGACTCAATACTCGATCCCAACTGATTTTTCATTTGCTTTAAAAGGCAGTGGAGGAATGGCGAAGGCGGTGGCGTGTGCACTAAGAGACCTGGGATTCACCAATGGCGTGATCGTGGCTATTGATGAGACGAGCGGTAAGGCGTTAGCCGATTTGTGTGGTTTCAAATGGCAAGCTGATATGAGAGGCATCGAAGCTGATTTGCTGATTAATGCAACGCCACTCGGCATGAGTGGTGGCCCAGAAGAGGGAAGCCTTTGCTTTTCTGAGCAAGAAATTGAACATGCGCAAGTGCTGTTTGATGTTGTTGCCATCCCGGTTGTTACACCAGCGGTTGAGTTTGCAAAATCCATAAATAAAACCGTGATCACCGGTAGTGAAGTTTTTGCTATTCAAGCCGTTGAGCAGTTTCACTTATATACCGGAATTAAACCGAGTCAGGAGCTTTTTGAGCAAGCAGCAGCTTATTCAAGAAGTGAATGTTAA
- the pulA gene encoding pullulanase-type alpha-1,6-glucosidase — protein MRKNNKHIRTLKTYLLSACTIALLSACDDTKDETDDNDNGAISETYFDTTNPPNFDIVLPETSGPTAKLAASEPVTDPVTPEANHAIIYYVTKPGDTDYSQYSLYTWNNDSCDRSDESWLKGWEDTSNSPTGIDQYGPYWDIPLKDGNTDCINIIIRDQDLSNTLGSDASPNLSSNNYNIALVAGSTTAYKNREQAFIELSGISNAQAHLITSNQLVWKNAPSNVAEYRLYVSLDGKIQLNDNYEYTQPYIVLSSSSLSAEQQSQYPQLKDDSLTFTFDNTINSRNVIKAQLVAIAVDDEGNVLGGTKVQTANSLDALFADNAQDTELGSVLEADGRTQFQVWAPSAQNVVLVLFDEAKKERGRLQMDYDSATGVWSLTTDKAQSGSYYRYDTTVFHPASNQVEQYQVTDPYSLSLSTNSAYSQVVDLTDPSLKPQGWDTLQRPVKQDNPADFIIYESHVRDFSALDNSTPSEYRGKYLAFTQADSTPVKHLHSLSESGVTHLHLLPIFDIATIAESNDNVANLDQPFSKLCQVNASVKNSDFASYCQSAMSIQEVLEELLGSDSADNPKVQELNRFIADVDSFNWGYDPFHYTTPEGSYSTNPEGTERILETREMVQAIKNNIGMNVVMDVVYNHTNAAGPTSDTSVLDKIVPWYYNRLNPITGSVENSTCCSNTAPEHEMMGKLIRDSLVVWARDYKIDAFRFDLMAHHPLKQIQDALAAVQQVDPNIYFYGEGWNFGEVADDALFTQASQANLAGTGIGSFSDRLRDAVRGGSPFDSQEGIRATQGFGNGIYVEPNDLSEQTLTDALHVSDLVRLGMAGNLKDFSFIDSTDVLIKGSELDYNGQAAGYAQDPTEIQNYVSKHDNQTLWDNNQYKVPYASLLEERVRMQAVSLATAMLGQGVPFTHMGSELLRSKSMQRDSYDSGDWFNKVDFTLQDNNWNKGLPRKDKDGDNYAIISKVIETHSLNATPSHLEMETMVSYYKDLAKLRHTYSLLRLGKGEEVINRVKFHNTGSDQIPGLIIMSIDNGTHVDDVSTNNIDGLVVAINASPNTINFPLPVERLKLSPVYQSDLAQGVTIEGTELTLPAWTPAVLILPRQSVRGEGIPIN, from the coding sequence ATGAGGAAAAATAACAAACATATAAGGACATTAAAAACCTACTTATTATCTGCTTGCACGATAGCCCTATTATCAGCATGTGACGACACCAAAGATGAGACAGACGACAACGATAATGGCGCCATATCGGAAACCTACTTTGATACTACCAATCCTCCCAATTTCGATATCGTATTACCGGAAACTTCCGGCCCAACAGCAAAATTAGCCGCCAGTGAACCGGTTACAGATCCTGTTACGCCTGAGGCTAATCACGCCATTATCTACTACGTTACTAAACCGGGCGATACGGATTACAGTCAATACAGCTTATATACGTGGAATAACGACAGTTGCGATAGAAGTGACGAAAGTTGGTTGAAAGGCTGGGAGGATACGTCTAACTCCCCAACCGGCATCGATCAATACGGACCTTATTGGGATATTCCTCTTAAAGATGGGAATACCGATTGCATTAATATCATTATTCGAGATCAGGATTTATCAAACACGCTAGGCAGTGACGCCTCGCCGAACTTAAGTAGCAACAATTATAATATTGCTTTAGTCGCTGGTAGCACGACGGCATATAAAAATAGAGAACAAGCTTTTATTGAATTATCGGGGATTTCTAATGCTCAAGCTCACTTAATAACATCAAATCAATTAGTATGGAAAAACGCACCGAGTAATGTGGCTGAATATCGACTCTACGTTTCACTTGATGGAAAAATACAATTAAATGACAACTATGAATATACTCAGCCGTATATTGTTTTGTCTTCATCAAGTTTATCGGCAGAGCAACAAAGCCAATACCCACAACTTAAAGATGATAGCTTAACCTTTACTTTCGATAACACCATTAATAGTCGTAATGTTATTAAGGCACAATTAGTTGCTATCGCAGTGGACGACGAAGGTAATGTACTTGGTGGCACCAAGGTTCAAACGGCCAATAGCTTAGATGCCTTATTTGCCGACAACGCCCAAGATACTGAATTGGGGTCAGTGCTCGAAGCTGACGGGCGAACTCAATTTCAAGTTTGGGCTCCCTCTGCACAGAATGTCGTCTTGGTTCTTTTCGATGAAGCTAAGAAAGAACGCGGCCGTTTACAAATGGACTATGATTCAGCGACTGGTGTCTGGTCATTGACAACGGATAAAGCTCAATCTGGCTCCTATTATCGCTACGATACCACTGTTTTTCATCCCGCTTCTAACCAAGTCGAACAATATCAAGTCACCGATCCCTACTCTTTAAGCTTATCGACCAATTCAGCTTACAGCCAAGTTGTTGATTTAACCGATCCGAGCTTAAAACCTCAAGGTTGGGATACATTACAGCGACCAGTGAAGCAAGATAATCCTGCAGATTTCATTATTTATGAATCCCATGTGAGAGACTTCAGCGCACTGGACAATTCAACTCCAAGCGAATACCGAGGAAAATATCTCGCCTTTACTCAAGCCGATAGCACTCCAGTGAAACATTTACATTCACTGAGTGAAAGTGGTGTCACTCACTTACATTTATTGCCTATTTTTGATATTGCGACCATTGCAGAATCGAATGATAACGTGGCTAATCTGGATCAACCGTTTAGCAAACTATGCCAAGTTAATGCAAGCGTGAAAAACAGTGACTTTGCGAGTTATTGCCAATCGGCCATGAGCATTCAAGAGGTATTAGAAGAGTTATTAGGATCCGATAGTGCTGATAATCCTAAAGTTCAGGAACTTAATCGATTCATAGCCGATGTGGATAGCTTTAACTGGGGCTATGACCCGTTTCATTACACAACACCAGAAGGTTCTTACTCAACAAACCCAGAAGGCACGGAACGTATTCTTGAAACCCGAGAAATGGTTCAAGCAATCAAAAATAATATCGGTATGAATGTAGTAATGGACGTCGTGTATAACCACACCAATGCAGCTGGCCCAACGAGTGATACTTCGGTATTAGATAAAATCGTACCTTGGTATTACAACCGTTTAAACCCCATTACGGGCAGTGTCGAGAACTCAACTTGTTGTTCAAATACTGCGCCAGAGCATGAAATGATGGGCAAACTTATCCGTGACTCTTTAGTTGTGTGGGCACGAGATTACAAAATCGATGCATTCCGTTTTGACCTTATGGCCCATCATCCACTAAAACAGATCCAAGATGCCTTAGCCGCGGTGCAACAGGTTGATCCTAATATCTATTTCTATGGTGAAGGCTGGAATTTTGGTGAAGTGGCTGACGATGCATTATTCACTCAGGCTTCTCAAGCTAACCTCGCCGGAACTGGTATTGGTAGTTTTTCTGACCGTTTAAGAGATGCCGTGCGTGGCGGCAGTCCATTTGACAGCCAAGAAGGGATCAGAGCCACACAAGGGTTTGGTAATGGTATCTATGTTGAGCCAAATGACCTAAGCGAGCAAACCTTGACCGATGCCTTACATGTATCCGACCTTGTTCGCCTTGGTATGGCAGGAAACTTGAAAGACTTTTCATTTATCGATTCGACGGACGTACTGATTAAAGGCTCCGAACTCGACTACAATGGTCAAGCAGCCGGTTACGCCCAAGACCCAACAGAAATACAAAACTATGTGTCCAAACACGATAACCAAACGTTATGGGATAACAACCAATATAAAGTGCCTTATGCTAGTTTGCTCGAAGAAAGAGTCCGCATGCAGGCTGTCTCACTTGCGACGGCGATGCTAGGTCAAGGTGTGCCATTTACTCATATGGGTTCTGAGCTACTGAGATCCAAATCCATGCAACGTGATTCTTATGATTCTGGTGATTGGTTTAATAAAGTGGACTTTACACTTCAAGACAACAACTGGAATAAAGGGCTGCCACGTAAAGATAAAGATGGTGACAACTACGCCATCATTAGCAAAGTGATTGAAACGCACAGCCTAAACGCAACGCCATCTCATCTTGAAATGGAAACCATGGTGTCGTATTACAAAGATCTGGCTAAGTTACGCCACACCTACTCATTACTGCGTTTAGGAAAAGGTGAAGAAGTCATTAACCGAGTAAAATTCCACAATACCGGCAGCGATCAAATCCCTGGATTGATCATCATGAGTATTGATAACGGCACTCACGTTGATGATGTTTCCACTAACAATATTGATGGTCTAGTCGTTGCCATTAATGCCTCACCAAATACGATCAACTTTCCTTTACCAGTAGAACGGCTTAAATTAAGTCCGGTGTATCAATCCGATTTAGCCCAAGGAGTTACAATTGAAGGAACCGAATTAACCCTTCCAGCTTGGACTCCAGCTGTTCTAATTCTTCCGAGACAATCCGTTAGAGGAGAAGGCATTCCAATCAACTGA
- a CDS encoding LLM class flavin-dependent oxidoreductase, with the protein MSILSDIPFSLLELAPMRQDFTVKQTLNNSLKYAQHAEKLGYHRFWLAEHHNMPGIVCAATSVLIGYIAGGTEKIRVGSGGIMLPNHPPLVVAEQFGTLESLYPGRIDLGLGRAPGSDQITSRALNRDEKRADEFPIEVEELQTLLGPYNGFSQVRAMPGENTNVPIWLLGSSLFSARLAAEKGLPYAFAGHFAPRFMHDAIEIYRNEFQPSDVLDKPYVMLGLPLVAAETDEEAQYLSTTTKQRVLSLIRGKELWLKPPVDSMDGLLNEQEEAYVDNFLALSITGGPSTIKHRLEMMVKQLGIDEFIFTNDLYDPEKRNRALEILAEVKNA; encoded by the coding sequence ATGTCTATTTTGTCTGATATTCCCTTCTCTCTTCTCGAACTTGCTCCTATGAGACAAGACTTCACCGTCAAACAAACTCTAAACAATAGCCTTAAATACGCGCAGCACGCAGAAAAACTCGGTTATCACCGCTTTTGGCTAGCAGAGCATCACAATATGCCTGGCATCGTTTGTGCAGCCACATCAGTACTTATTGGCTATATTGCCGGCGGCACAGAAAAAATTCGTGTCGGTTCTGGCGGGATCATGCTGCCGAATCACCCACCACTGGTAGTAGCGGAACAATTTGGCACATTAGAAAGTTTGTATCCTGGAAGAATAGATTTAGGTCTAGGACGTGCTCCTGGAAGCGATCAAATTACCAGCCGCGCACTCAATAGAGATGAGAAACGCGCCGATGAGTTTCCAATCGAAGTAGAAGAACTGCAAACCCTGCTTGGCCCATACAACGGATTTAGCCAGGTTCGAGCCATGCCAGGTGAAAATACCAATGTGCCGATTTGGCTATTAGGTTCGAGCCTTTTCAGTGCACGACTTGCGGCAGAAAAAGGCTTACCTTATGCTTTTGCTGGTCACTTTGCTCCTCGATTTATGCACGATGCAATTGAGATTTACCGCAATGAATTCCAACCTTCTGATGTTCTGGATAAGCCTTACGTTATGCTCGGTTTACCTTTAGTTGCCGCGGAAACCGATGAAGAAGCCCAATATTTATCGACTACGACAAAACAGCGTGTGCTTTCGCTCATTCGCGGTAAAGAACTGTGGCTAAAACCACCCGTCGACAGTATGGACGGATTATTGAATGAGCAAGAAGAAGCCTATGTCGATAATTTCCTAGCGCTATCCATCACTGGCGGCCCTTCAACTATCAAACATCGTTTAGAAATGATGGTGAAACAACTGGGCATTGATGAATTTATTTTCACCAATGATTTGTACGACCCAGAAAAACGCAACCGTGCACTTGAAATATTGGCTGAAGTTAAGAACGCGTAA
- a CDS encoding NapC/NirT family cytochrome c has translation MKKRYVAIIVLIGVVIGWITFGGTQAVLHATSTTEFCVSCHTMEKPFHEYQGSVHFSNSKGVRAECADCHIPTHNTVDYLWTKIRASKDLYHEFVTGKIDTDEKYEEHRLEMAQTVWDQLKANDSATCRSCHSFDAMELYDQPKGAREMHIAAQKDGQTCIDCHKGVAHMAPQMKLDTSEFDHLVDIAKKTPADTKEVYALNPIQMGDLATINPTTALTVEKADGEKRSVTVSGYQMKGAEQILYFDNGKRAILASLTENGQKALKVGEYETDHYGNEWRSATLTGEIDSPVLSSREPMWKYAKDLDNVYCSTCHAKIPADHFTMNAWPSVVKTMGSRTDISDANLEILTKFFQYHAKDMKGQE, from the coding sequence ATGAAAAAACGCTACGTTGCCATTATCGTTTTAATCGGTGTGGTAATTGGCTGGATCACTTTTGGGGGAACCCAAGCTGTGCTTCATGCCACTTCGACCACTGAATTTTGTGTTTCTTGCCACACTATGGAAAAACCTTTTCACGAGTACCAAGGTTCAGTGCACTTTAGTAACAGCAAAGGCGTAAGAGCCGAGTGTGCCGATTGCCACATTCCAACCCATAACACCGTCGATTATCTGTGGACCAAGATCCGTGCATCAAAAGATCTCTACCATGAGTTCGTAACCGGTAAAATTGATACTGATGAAAAGTACGAAGAACATCGCTTAGAAATGGCGCAAACCGTGTGGGATCAGCTTAAAGCGAATGATTCTGCAACCTGCCGTTCATGCCACAGTTTTGATGCGATGGAGCTTTACGACCAACCTAAAGGCGCTCGTGAAATGCATATCGCAGCGCAAAAAGATGGCCAAACTTGTATCGATTGTCATAAAGGCGTCGCTCACATGGCTCCACAGATGAAGTTAGATACGTCTGAATTCGACCATTTAGTTGATATCGCGAAGAAAACACCGGCGGATACCAAAGAAGTGTATGCACTTAACCCTATTCAAATGGGGGATCTTGCAACCATTAATCCGACCACTGCATTAACTGTAGAGAAAGCCGATGGCGAGAAACGTTCTGTAACGGTATCGGGTTACCAAATGAAAGGTGCTGAGCAGATCCTTTATTTTGATAATGGTAAACGTGCCATCCTTGCTAGCTTGACTGAGAATGGTCAGAAAGCGCTGAAAGTAGGTGAGTACGAAACAGACCATTATGGAAACGAGTGGCGTAGCGCAACCTTAACCGGTGAGATTGATAGCCCTGTATTGTCATCTCGTGAGCCAATGTGGAAATACGCGAAAGATTTAGACAATGTATATTGTTCAACCTGTCACGCTAAGATTCCAGCTGATCATTTTACAATGAACGCATGGCCATCGGTTGTGAAAACCATGGGTTCTCGTACTGATATCTCAGATGCGAACTTAGAAATTTTGACTAAATTCTTCCAATATCACGCCAAAGATATGAAAGGACAGGAGTAA
- a CDS encoding molybdopterin guanine dinucleotide-containing S/N-oxide reductase codes for MSNMNISRRGFLKGAGASAGALAISSVVHLPASANTKIAERGYVVTAGRMGILKARVEDGKLVETTNALPQTVVNHLQQTGPSQVYTKARVNYPMVRKGFLENPDNPAGVRGKDDYVRVSWDTALKLAHDKHMQIRNTYGPEAIYAGSYGWRSSGVLHDARTLLQRYMALAGGYVGYLGDYSTGAAQVIMPYVVGSIEVYEQQTTYPVVMENSEVIVLWGLNPINTLEIAWTAADGQGLEFFHQLKKSGKTIIAIDPIRSETIDFFGEKAQWVAPNPMTDVALAMGIAHTLVKNKQHDEKFLNKYTQGFDQFNQYLQGETDGIAKDSAWAEKITGVPAKQIEVLADIFSKNRTMLMAGWGMQRQQFGEQRHWMITTLAAMLGQIGLPGGGFGFSYHYSNGGNPARDAGVLPAMTATIDENFTAGINVGGVVNAFPVARIVEAMENPGKEYQHNGQTRTFPHVRMLWTSGGANFTQHQDTNRLVKAWNKLDFVVINEIYWTAAAKHADIVFPITTSFERNDMTMVGDYSNQFITPMKQVVEPQGESKSDFEVFASLSEHLFKGGRRVYTEGREEMEWLRDFYKKAQKGGRNARVPMPNFTQFWEANEYLEMKWNEEAAKFVRFAEFRKDPVMNPLGTPSGKIEIYSKTLESYGLKDCPPHPTWLEPTEYTGSAKEGELQLMTAHSAYRLHSQFNYADVRKEYAIAGKEPILINKDDAEKRGIKTGDVVRVFNQRGQVLAGANVTDGIKQGSVCIHEGAWPDFDPEIGICRNGGPNVLTLDIPTSRLANGCAANSALVKVEKWVGDTLETKAFEPPKVTEA; via the coding sequence ATGAGCAATATGAATATCTCCCGTCGCGGGTTTTTAAAAGGTGCGGGCGCTTCTGCCGGTGCGTTAGCGATCAGCAGTGTTGTGCATCTTCCTGCTTCTGCCAATACCAAAATTGCTGAGCGTGGTTATGTGGTCACGGCTGGCCGTATGGGCATTCTAAAAGCGAGAGTTGAAGACGGAAAATTAGTTGAAACAACGAATGCATTACCACAAACCGTCGTGAACCATTTACAACAAACTGGCCCGTCTCAGGTTTATACCAAAGCGCGTGTTAATTACCCAATGGTACGTAAAGGTTTCCTTGAAAACCCTGACAATCCGGCTGGTGTGCGCGGCAAAGATGATTATGTGCGTGTTTCTTGGGATACAGCACTAAAACTTGCCCATGATAAGCACATGCAAATTCGTAATACTTACGGCCCAGAAGCGATTTATGCGGGGTCTTACGGCTGGCGTTCAAGTGGTGTTTTACACGATGCGCGTACTTTGTTACAGCGTTATATGGCATTAGCTGGTGGCTATGTTGGTTACTTAGGTGACTACTCAACTGGTGCCGCACAGGTGATCATGCCTTATGTCGTGGGTTCAATTGAAGTGTATGAGCAACAAACGACTTACCCAGTGGTCATGGAAAACTCTGAAGTGATTGTGCTTTGGGGCTTGAACCCAATCAACACGTTGGAAATTGCTTGGACGGCAGCGGATGGCCAAGGTTTAGAATTCTTCCACCAGTTGAAAAAATCTGGCAAAACCATCATTGCTATCGATCCAATTCGTTCTGAAACCATTGATTTCTTTGGTGAAAAAGCACAATGGGTCGCGCCAAACCCAATGACCGATGTGGCGCTTGCTATGGGTATCGCGCATACCTTAGTTAAGAATAAGCAGCACGATGAGAAGTTCTTAAATAAATATACGCAAGGTTTTGATCAATTTAACCAGTACCTACAAGGTGAAACTGACGGTATTGCTAAAGACTCTGCTTGGGCTGAAAAAATCACAGGTGTTCCTGCCAAACAAATCGAAGTATTAGCGGATATTTTCTCGAAAAACCGCACTATGTTGATGGCTGGCTGGGGCATGCAGCGTCAACAATTTGGTGAACAACGTCACTGGATGATCACAACGCTGGCTGCCATGTTAGGCCAAATCGGTTTACCAGGCGGTGGTTTTGGTTTCTCTTACCATTACTCAAATGGTGGTAACCCAGCCCGTGATGCTGGTGTACTTCCTGCGATGACGGCAACCATTGATGAAAACTTCACAGCGGGCATTAATGTCGGTGGTGTGGTGAATGCTTTCCCCGTCGCACGTATTGTTGAAGCGATGGAAAATCCAGGTAAAGAATACCAACACAATGGTCAAACTCGTACATTCCCGCATGTTCGTATGCTATGGACCTCAGGTGGGGCGAACTTTACTCAACACCAAGATACTAACCGTTTGGTTAAAGCGTGGAACAAGCTAGATTTTGTTGTTATCAATGAAATTTACTGGACGGCTGCTGCAAAACACGCCGATATCGTTTTCCCAATCACTACAAGCTTCGAACGCAATGACATGACCATGGTGGGTGACTACAGTAATCAGTTCATCACACCAATGAAGCAAGTGGTTGAGCCTCAAGGGGAATCGAAGAGTGACTTTGAAGTGTTTGCTTCGTTGTCTGAGCATTTATTCAAAGGTGGTCGTCGCGTTTATACCGAAGGCCGTGAAGAGATGGAGTGGCTGCGTGATTTCTATAAGAAGGCGCAAAAAGGTGGCCGTAATGCTCGCGTTCCTATGCCTAACTTCACTCAATTTTGGGAAGCAAATGAATACCTAGAAATGAAGTGGAATGAAGAGGCTGCGAAGTTTGTCCGTTTTGCTGAATTCCGTAAAGATCCAGTCATGAACCCGCTTGGTACGCCAAGTGGTAAGATTGAAATCTACTCTAAGACATTGGAAAGCTATGGTCTTAAAGACTGTCCTCCACACCCAACTTGGTTAGAACCGACTGAATACACTGGCTCTGCCAAAGAAGGCGAATTGCAGCTTATGACGGCACACTCAGCGTACCGTCTACATAGCCAGTTCAACTACGCGGATGTTCGTAAAGAATACGCGATTGCAGGTAAAGAGCCGATCCTTATCAACAAAGACGATGCTGAAAAACGTGGCATCAAAACTGGTGATGTGGTTCGCGTATTTAACCAACGTGGTCAAGTGCTTGCGGGGGCGAATGTGACGGATGGGATTAAACAAGGTTCTGTATGTATCCACGAAGGCGCATGGCCTGATTTTGACCCTGAAATCGGTATCTGCCGTAACGGTGGTCCAAACGTTCTGACTTTAGATATCCCAACCTCTCGCCTAGCCAATGGTTGTGCGGCTAACTCTGCGTTAGTTAAAGTGGAAAAATGGGTAGGTGATACGCTTGAAACCAAAGCGTTTGAGCCACCTAAAGTAACAGAAGCTTAA